A genome region from Macrobrachium rosenbergii isolate ZJJX-2024 chromosome 42, ASM4041242v1, whole genome shotgun sequence includes the following:
- the LOC136828148 gene encoding uncharacterized PE-PGRS family protein PE_PGRS46-like isoform X2, with protein sequence MRVIIPTLLTVFLSVSLAEPGFLRYGSGGYGRTITFTRPLATRVVIHKPPQIIGKTVSIGKPFVVRPVITGHIGKGHGHRVTTTVISHGKPHVHVRPGPVIGGGAVHSHSGGIGGGGLGGPGIGGPVGGGLGGPGIGGSVGGGLGGPVGGGFGGPGVGGVGGGGLGGPGIGGPVGGGLGGPGIGGPVGGGLGGPVGGGFGGPGIGGVGGGGLGGPVGGGLGGPGIGGPVGGGLGGPGIGGPVGGGLGGPGIGGPVGGGLGGPGIGGPVGGGLGGPGIGGPVGGGLGGPGIGGPVGGGLGGPVGGGFGGPGIGGVGGGGLGGPVGGGLGGPVGGGLGGPGLGGPIGGGGLGGPGIGGPIGGGGLGGPGIGGPIGGGGLGGPGIGGPVGGGGLGGPGIGGPIGGGGLGGPGIGGPVGGGGLGGPGLGGPVGGGLGGPGLGGPIGGGGLGGPGIGGPVGGGLGGPGIGGPIGGGGLGGPGIGGPVGGGGLGGPGLGGPVGGGLGGPGLGGPVGGGLGGPGLGGPVGGGLGGGLGGGPGGGLGGPGLGGPVGGGLGGPGAGGFGGGLGGPGVGGLGGGLGGGLGGGLGGPGAGGLGGGLGGGLGGPGDGGLGGGLGGGLGGPGAGGLGGGLGGGLGGPGAGGLGGGLGGGLGGPGAGGLGGGLGGGPGAGGFGGGGGLGGSGIGDIRGLPDTKQ encoded by the exons ATGAGGGTG atCATACCTACTCTGCTGACAGTCTTCTTGTCAGTGTCCCTGGCCGAGCCGGGATTCCTCCGCTATGGCTCCGGAGGATACGGCAGAACCATAACCTTCACCAGGCCTTTAGCAACCCGAGTCGTCATCCACAAGCCGCCTCAGATCATCGGAAAGACTGTGTCTATTGGGAAGCCCTTCGTTGTGCGCCCGGTCATCACGGGACACATCGGCAAAGGACACGGACACAGAGTAACCACCACTGTCATCTCACACGGGAAGCCGCATGTCCACGTCAGGCCCGGCCCTGTGATTGGAGGTGGGGCTGTACACTCACACAGCGGTGGAATTGGAGGTGGAGGATTAGGTGGTCCTGGAATTGGTGGGCCTGTTGGAGGAGGATTAGGAGGTCCTGGAATTGGTGGGTCTGTTGGAGGAGGATTAGGAGGTCCTGTAGGTGGAGGATTCGGTGGTCCAGGTGTTGGTGGAGTTGGAGGTGGAGGATTAGGTGGTCCTGGAATTGGTGGGCCTGTtggaggaggattaggaggacCTGGAATTGGTGGGCCTGTTGGAGGAGGATTAGGAGGTCCAGTAGGTGGAGGATTCGGTGGTCCAGGTATTGGTGGAGTTGGAGGTGGAGGATTAGGTGGTCCTGtaggaggaggattaggag GTCCTGGAATTGGTGGGCCTGTTGGAGGAGGATTAGGAGGTCCTGGAATTGGTGGGCCTGTTGGAGGAGGATTAGGAGGTCCTGGAATTGGTGGGCCTGTtggaggaggattaggaggacCTGGAATTGGTGGGCCTGTtggaggaggattaggaggacCTGGAATTGGTGGGCCTGTtggaggaggattaggaggacCTGGAATTGGTGGGCCTGTTGGAGGAGGATTAGGAGGTCCAGTAGGTGGAGGATTTGGTGGTCCAGGTATTGGTGGAGTTGGAGGTGGAGGATTAGGAGGCCCTGtaggaggaggattaggaggcCCTGTAGGTGGAGGATTAGGAGGTCCTGGACTTGGTGGGcctataggaggaggaggattaggaggtCCTGGAATTGGTGGGcctataggaggaggaggattaggaggtCCTGGAATTGGTGGGcctataggaggaggaggattaggaggtCCTGGAATTGGTGGgcctgtaggaggaggaggattaggaggtCCTGGAATTGGTGGGcctataggaggaggaggattaggaggtCCTGGAATTGGTGGgcctgtaggaggaggaggattaggaggtCCTGGACTTGGTGGTCCTGtaggaggaggattaggaggtCCTGGACTTGGTGGAcctataggaggaggaggattaggaggtCCTGGAATTGGTGGTCCTGtaggaggaggattaggaggtCCTGGAATTGGTGGGcctataggaggaggaggattaggaggtCCTGGAATTGGTGGgcctgtaggaggaggaggattaggaggtCCTGGACTTGGTGGGCCTGtaggaggaggattaggaggtCCTGGGCTTGGTGGGCCTGtaggaggaggattaggaggtCCTGGACTAGGTGGGCCTGTGGGTGGAGGACTTGGTGGTGGACTTGGAGGTGGCCCAGGAGGTGGACTTGGAGGTCCTGGACTTGGTGGCCCTGTGGGTGGAGGATTAGGTGGCCCGGGAGCAGGTGGATTTGGTGGTGGACTTGGAGGACCAGGTGTTGGTGGTCTTGGAGGTGGACTTGGAGGTGGTCTAGGGGGTGGACTTGGAGGACCAGGAGCTGGTGGACTTGGAGGTGGTCTAGGAGGTGGACTTGGAGGACCAGGAGATGGTGGACTTGGAGGTGGTCTAGGAGGTGGACTTGGAGGACCAGGAGCTGGTGGACTTGGAGGTGGTCTAGGAGGTGGACTTGGAGGACCAGGAGCTGGTGGACTTGGAGGTGGTCTAGGAGGTGGACTTGGAGGACCAGGAGCTGGTGGACTTGGTGGAGGACTTGGGGGTGGTCCAGGAGCAGGTGGATTCGGAGGAGGCGGAGGACTTGGGGGAAGCGGCATAGGAGACATACGCGGCCTCCCAGACACCAAGCAGTAG
- the LOC136828148 gene encoding uncharacterized PE-PGRS family protein PE_PGRS54-like isoform X1, with translation MRVIIPTLLTVFLSVSLAEPGFLRYGSGGYGRTITFTRPLATRVVIHKPPQIIGKTVSIGKPFVVRPVITGHIGKGHGHRVTTTVISHGKPHVHVRPGPVIGGGAVHSHSGGIGGGGLGGPGIGGPVGGGLGGPGIGGSVGGGLGGPVGGGFGGPGVGGVGGGGLGGPGIGGPVGGGLGGPGIGGPVGGGLGGPVGGGFGGPGIGGVGGGGLGGPVGGGLGGPGIGGPGIGGPIGGGLGGPGIGGPVGGGLGGPGIGGPVGGGLGGPGIGGPVGGGLGGPGIGGPVGGGLGGPGIGGPVGGGLGGPGIGGPVGGGLGGPVGGGFGGPGIGGVGGGGLGGPVGGGLGGPVGGGLGGPGLGGPIGGGGLGGPGIGGPIGGGGLGGPGIGGPIGGGGLGGPGIGGPVGGGGLGGPGIGGPIGGGGLGGPGIGGPVGGGGLGGPGLGGPVGGGLGGPGLGGPIGGGGLGGPGIGGPVGGGLGGPGIGGPIGGGGLGGPGIGGPVGGGGLGGPGLGGPVGGGLGGPGLGGPVGGGLGGPGLGGPVGGGLGGGLGGGPGGGLGGPGLGGPVGGGLGGPGAGGFGGGLGGPGVGGLGGGLGGGLGGGLGGPGAGGLGGGLGGGLGGPGDGGLGGGLGGGLGGPGAGGLGGGLGGGLGGPGAGGLGGGLGGGLGGPGAGGLGGGLGGGPGAGGFGGGGGLGGSGIGDIRGLPDTKQ, from the exons ATGAGGGTG atCATACCTACTCTGCTGACAGTCTTCTTGTCAGTGTCCCTGGCCGAGCCGGGATTCCTCCGCTATGGCTCCGGAGGATACGGCAGAACCATAACCTTCACCAGGCCTTTAGCAACCCGAGTCGTCATCCACAAGCCGCCTCAGATCATCGGAAAGACTGTGTCTATTGGGAAGCCCTTCGTTGTGCGCCCGGTCATCACGGGACACATCGGCAAAGGACACGGACACAGAGTAACCACCACTGTCATCTCACACGGGAAGCCGCATGTCCACGTCAGGCCCGGCCCTGTGATTGGAGGTGGGGCTGTACACTCACACAGCGGTGGAATTGGAGGTGGAGGATTAGGTGGTCCTGGAATTGGTGGGCCTGTTGGAGGAGGATTAGGAGGTCCTGGAATTGGTGGGTCTGTTGGAGGAGGATTAGGAGGTCCTGTAGGTGGAGGATTCGGTGGTCCAGGTGTTGGTGGAGTTGGAGGTGGAGGATTAGGTGGTCCTGGAATTGGTGGGCCTGTtggaggaggattaggaggacCTGGAATTGGTGGGCCTGTTGGAGGAGGATTAGGAGGTCCAGTAGGTGGAGGATTCGGTGGTCCAGGTATTGGTGGAGTTGGAGGTGGAGGATTAGGTGGTCCTGtaggaggaggattaggaggtCCTGGAATTGGTGGTCCCGGAATTGGTGGGCCTATTGGAGGAGGATTAGGAGGTCCTGGAATTGGTGGGCCTGTTGGAGGAGGATTAGGAGGTCCTGGAATTGGTGGGCCTGTTGGAGGAGGATTAGGAGGTCCTGGAATTGGTGGGCCTGTtggaggaggattaggaggacCTGGAATTGGTGGGCCTGTtggaggaggattaggaggacCTGGAATTGGTGGGCCTGTtggaggaggattaggaggacCTGGAATTGGTGGGCCTGTTGGAGGAGGATTAGGAGGTCCAGTAGGTGGAGGATTTGGTGGTCCAGGTATTGGTGGAGTTGGAGGTGGAGGATTAGGAGGCCCTGtaggaggaggattaggaggcCCTGTAGGTGGAGGATTAGGAGGTCCTGGACTTGGTGGGcctataggaggaggaggattaggaggtCCTGGAATTGGTGGGcctataggaggaggaggattaggaggtCCTGGAATTGGTGGGcctataggaggaggaggattaggaggtCCTGGAATTGGTGGgcctgtaggaggaggaggattaggaggtCCTGGAATTGGTGGGcctataggaggaggaggattaggaggtCCTGGAATTGGTGGgcctgtaggaggaggaggattaggaggtCCTGGACTTGGTGGTCCTGtaggaggaggattaggaggtCCTGGACTTGGTGGAcctataggaggaggaggattaggaggtCCTGGAATTGGTGGTCCTGtaggaggaggattaggaggtCCTGGAATTGGTGGGcctataggaggaggaggattaggaggtCCTGGAATTGGTGGgcctgtaggaggaggaggattaggaggtCCTGGACTTGGTGGGCCTGtaggaggaggattaggaggtCCTGGGCTTGGTGGGCCTGtaggaggaggattaggaggtCCTGGACTAGGTGGGCCTGTGGGTGGAGGACTTGGTGGTGGACTTGGAGGTGGCCCAGGAGGTGGACTTGGAGGTCCTGGACTTGGTGGCCCTGTGGGTGGAGGATTAGGTGGCCCGGGAGCAGGTGGATTTGGTGGTGGACTTGGAGGACCAGGTGTTGGTGGTCTTGGAGGTGGACTTGGAGGTGGTCTAGGGGGTGGACTTGGAGGACCAGGAGCTGGTGGACTTGGAGGTGGTCTAGGAGGTGGACTTGGAGGACCAGGAGATGGTGGACTTGGAGGTGGTCTAGGAGGTGGACTTGGAGGACCAGGAGCTGGTGGACTTGGAGGTGGTCTAGGAGGTGGACTTGGAGGACCAGGAGCTGGTGGACTTGGAGGTGGTCTAGGAGGTGGACTTGGAGGACCAGGAGCTGGTGGACTTGGTGGAGGACTTGGGGGTGGTCCAGGAGCAGGTGGATTCGGAGGAGGCGGAGGACTTGGGGGAAGCGGCATAGGAGACATACGCGGCCTCCCAGACACCAAGCAGTAG